One Calditrichia bacterium DNA window includes the following coding sequences:
- a CDS encoding 3-hydroxyacyl-CoA dehydrogenase family protein codes for MDLTKQMQRVAVVGAGGKMGSGISLLLAQEMTLQSLQSEHVGTNFQLALMDISADALDGLQQYLAKQTNKFAQKNSELLTEYFPGDDATSIAEKFVAKMQSLLRPVTDLSEISNQQIIFEAVLEKLDLKVNIFNQLKQSNPDAYFMSNTSSIPIHELDAIVGMGGRIIGFHFYNPPAIQKLVELIIPEKVDPKLPELSKAIGKKLRKIIVPSNDIAGFIGNGHFMRDGLHGIHEAEHLMKEGMSFPQAIYTVNRISQDFLLRPMGIFQLIDYVGLDIFQSILKIMNPHFPKETLHSRLIDGLVAAGVKGGQFSDGSQKDGFLKYEGGKVVGVYDNAQQKYLSIHEGRWQEVIDSQIGELPESHEPWKTLLKDVDRDGKLQRYFSDLSESRTLGAKLAINYLKHSKSIGEHLVSCGVADSADDVNSVLMNGFFHLYGPVNSFV; via the coding sequence ATGGACTTGACAAAACAGATGCAACGGGTAGCGGTTGTCGGTGCTGGCGGAAAAATGGGCAGCGGTATTTCGTTGCTTTTGGCGCAGGAAATGACCCTGCAATCGCTGCAATCGGAGCATGTTGGCACAAATTTTCAATTAGCATTAATGGATATCAGCGCAGATGCGTTAGATGGATTGCAACAATATCTCGCCAAACAGACGAACAAATTTGCACAGAAAAATAGCGAATTGCTGACGGAATACTTTCCCGGTGATGATGCGACATCAATTGCAGAAAAATTTGTTGCAAAAATGCAATCGCTGCTGCGCCCGGTAACCGATTTATCGGAAATCAGCAATCAGCAAATAATTTTTGAAGCCGTATTGGAAAAACTGGATCTGAAAGTCAATATTTTCAATCAGTTAAAGCAATCCAATCCGGATGCGTATTTCATGAGCAACACCTCCTCCATTCCCATTCACGAGCTGGATGCGATTGTCGGAATGGGTGGGCGGATCATCGGTTTCCATTTTTACAACCCACCGGCAATCCAGAAGCTGGTGGAGCTGATTATCCCGGAAAAAGTGGATCCCAAACTGCCGGAGCTTTCCAAAGCGATCGGTAAAAAACTGCGCAAAATCATTGTGCCATCCAATGATATTGCCGGATTTATCGGGAATGGGCATTTCATGCGCGACGGGTTGCATGGCATTCATGAAGCCGAGCATCTAATGAAAGAAGGCATGAGTTTCCCGCAGGCAATTTATACCGTCAACCGCATCAGCCAGGATTTTTTGCTGCGCCCGATGGGCATTTTTCAACTGATTGATTATGTGGGTCTGGATATTTTCCAGAGCATTTTGAAAATTATGAACCCGCATTTTCCCAAAGAAACGCTCCACAGCCGGTTGATCGACGGGCTTGTGGCAGCCGGTGTAAAAGGCGGGCAATTTTCCGATGGCAGCCAAAAAGATGGTTTTCTGAAATACGAAGGCGGCAAAGTTGTGGGTGTTTACGACAATGCTCAACAAAAATATTTGTCGATACATGAGGGGCGCTGGCAGGAAGTTATCGATTCGCAGATTGGCGAACTGCCGGAAAGCCACGAACCGTGGAAAACTTTGCTCAAAGATGTAGATCGCGATGGGAAATTACAGCGTTATTTTAGCGATCTTTCCGAAAGCCGGACGCTGGGTGCCAAACTGGCGATCAATTATTTGAAACATTCCAAATCGATTGGTGAACATCTCGTAAGCTGTGGCGTTGCCGACAGCGCGGATGATGTGAACAGCGTTCTGATGAACGGATTTTTCCATCTCTACGGACCGGTGAATTCGTTCGTTTAA
- a CDS encoding T9SS type A sorting domain-containing protein: MKQSLTGNIFRMFSIFCCISLPMVAQVWTIQNSGVSDQLKSVHFVSNSEGWVCGDNGALLHTVNAGETWSRVAVFSSDLHEVAFLDAQTGIVSGDDGAILRTTDGGANWSIVNSGTSSQLRGCGWGADGIAWAAGRDGVLLKSTDFGATWTLQQSGTTNRIRSIVGYGSTHAWAVGNDGLIRSTANGNSWAAQNSPVSDNLEDVQFINTNVGFVSGSGTVLFTDNGGATWAVRGSGVSGETNGLYFTDESNGWVVNEMGQIFHTTNGGVTWATETTGTSGILNDVFVAANGAGWAVGDNGVILKHAPLTGIDDEPETAVRENKLAQNYPNPFNPATTIAFNLASYQKVQLTVYNIAGQQVAELINQPLIAGAHSVTFSGENLPSGVYFYELRAGSFNEIKKMMLVK, translated from the coding sequence TTGAAACAATCTTTGACAGGAAACATTTTCCGGATGTTCAGTATTTTCTGCTGCATTTCTTTGCCGATGGTTGCCCAGGTTTGGACAATTCAAAACAGTGGCGTATCCGATCAGCTCAAAAGCGTTCACTTTGTCAGCAATTCTGAAGGCTGGGTTTGCGGCGATAACGGGGCATTGTTGCACACGGTAAACGCCGGTGAAACATGGTCCCGCGTTGCGGTTTTCAGCAGTGATCTGCACGAAGTTGCGTTTTTGGATGCGCAAACCGGCATCGTTTCCGGTGATGACGGGGCAATTTTGCGCACAACCGATGGCGGCGCAAACTGGAGCATTGTTAATAGCGGCACCAGTTCGCAATTGCGTGGCTGCGGTTGGGGTGCGGATGGCATTGCCTGGGCAGCAGGTCGTGATGGCGTGTTGCTAAAATCGACAGATTTTGGAGCAACCTGGACCCTTCAGCAAAGCGGCACAACCAACCGGATTCGCTCGATCGTGGGATACGGCAGCACTCACGCATGGGCAGTCGGCAACGATGGATTGATTCGCAGCACAGCAAATGGCAACAGTTGGGCAGCCCAAAACAGCCCGGTTTCGGACAATCTCGAAGATGTTCAATTTATCAACACCAACGTGGGATTTGTTTCCGGCAGCGGCACAGTGCTGTTTACCGATAACGGCGGCGCAACCTGGGCAGTTCGTGGCAGTGGCGTCAGCGGCGAAACCAACGGATTGTATTTTACGGACGAATCCAACGGCTGGGTTGTGAATGAAATGGGGCAAATTTTCCACACAACCAACGGCGGCGTAACCTGGGCAACAGAAACAACCGGCACTTCCGGTATATTAAATGATGTGTTTGTTGCAGCCAACGGCGCTGGTTGGGCGGTTGGCGATAACGGCGTCATTTTGAAACATGCGCCACTCACCGGAATTGATGATGAGCCGGAAACCGCCGTTCGCGAAAATAAACTGGCTCAAAATTACCCGAATCCGTTCAATCCCGCGACAACAATTGCATTTAATTTGGCCAGTTATCAAAAGGTGCAATTAACCGTTTACAACATTGCCGGTCAACAGGTGGCGGAATTGATCAATCAACCGTTGATTGCGGGCGCGCATTCGGTTACCTTTTCCGGGGAAAACTTGCCTTCCGGGGTTTATTTTTACGAACTTCGTGCCGGCAGTTTTAACGAAATTAAAAAAATGATGCTGGTGAAATAA
- a CDS encoding cytochrome C codes for MWNVFAATFAIAQLSPGDLHQSHAKLEGLSNCTKCHSSGAQIDLGKCLDCHKLLKQRIDSNKGLHARPDYSDCVHCHNDHHGRDFEMVFWKEGQDNFDHDLTGYRLEEKHAELKCRDCHKPANIADPQPLLNQDKNLERTFLGLQQACLTCHADEHRGQLAEDCLKCHTYSGWKPANRFDHDKAKFRLTGLHRDVKCVDCHKEERDNRTADDPTFARFTGIAFQNCTNCHEDVHRGQFGQNCQKCHSTAGWKKLLANADFNHNLTRYPLRGKHATVACESCHKPGIPRRGLAFAKCTDCHTDFHLGQFAARPGGIACENCHTVKGFSPANFTFDDHAKTDYPLEGAHLAIPCIACHAGTPNGRGSSRSMLRINRFTFVSTKCIDCHKDPHFGETKRFVDINGCESCHRVDSWRSIEFDHSQTDFALLGKHNSTGCIQCHVPAAETSGGKRIPFQNMAQNCQHCHADKHNGQFVTTFVSAGKEIRGTDCARCHGEENWQPVKFDHNRDSKFSLEGAHEKVACEACHMTVAEADVTFRQFKPLGSECSDCHGG; via the coding sequence TTGTGGAATGTTTTTGCAGCAACCTTCGCAATTGCGCAGCTTTCGCCGGGCGATCTGCACCAGTCTCACGCCAAATTAGAGGGGTTGAGCAATTGCACCAAATGCCATTCCAGCGGCGCACAAATCGATCTGGGAAAATGTCTCGATTGTCATAAATTGCTAAAACAGCGCATCGATTCGAACAAAGGGTTGCATGCCCGACCGGATTACAGTGATTGTGTCCACTGCCACAACGACCATCACGGCAGAGATTTCGAAATGGTATTCTGGAAAGAGGGACAGGATAATTTTGACCATGATTTGACCGGTTACCGGCTGGAAGAAAAACATGCCGAACTGAAATGCCGGGACTGCCATAAACCCGCCAATATCGCCGATCCGCAGCCGTTGCTCAATCAGGATAAAAATCTCGAACGCACATTCTTGGGATTGCAGCAAGCCTGTTTAACCTGCCATGCGGATGAGCATCGCGGGCAATTGGCGGAAGATTGTCTGAAATGTCACACCTACAGCGGTTGGAAACCTGCCAACCGTTTTGATCACGACAAAGCCAAATTCCGGCTGACCGGATTGCACCGGGATGTAAAATGTGTCGATTGCCACAAAGAAGAGCGTGATAATCGCACAGCGGACGACCCGACATTTGCCCGGTTTACGGGCATCGCATTTCAGAATTGCACAAACTGCCACGAAGATGTGCACCGGGGACAATTCGGACAAAATTGCCAAAAATGCCACAGCACTGCCGGCTGGAAAAAGCTGCTTGCCAATGCGGATTTCAATCATAATTTAACGCGATATCCATTGCGCGGCAAACACGCCACAGTTGCCTGCGAAAGCTGCCACAAACCCGGCATTCCGCGTCGCGGATTGGCATTTGCCAAATGCACCGATTGTCACACAGATTTTCACCTCGGGCAATTTGCGGCACGTCCCGGCGGCATCGCCTGCGAAAATTGTCACACTGTCAAAGGGTTTTCTCCCGCGAACTTTACGTTCGACGATCACGCCAAAACGGATTATCCGTTGGAAGGCGCGCACCTTGCCATTCCCTGCATCGCCTGTCACGCGGGCACGCCAAACGGGCGTGGCAGTTCGCGATCAATGTTGCGGATCAACCGGTTTACCTTTGTGTCCACCAAATGCATCGATTGCCACAAAGACCCGCATTTCGGCGAAACCAAACGCTTTGTGGATATCAACGGCTGCGAAAGCTGCCATCGCGTGGATAGCTGGCGGAGCATCGAATTCGATCACAGCCAAACCGATTTTGCACTGCTCGGCAAACATAACAGCACTGGCTGCATTCAATGCCACGTTCCGGCTGCGGAAACATCCGGCGGCAAAAGGATTCCGTTCCAGAATATGGCGCAGAATTGCCAACACTGTCACGCGGACAAACACAACGGTCAGTTTGTTACCACATTTGTTTCCGCCGGAAAAGAAATTCGAGGTACTGATTGCGCCCGGTGTCACGGCGAAGAAAATTGGCAACCGGTGAAATTTGATCATAATCGCGATTCCAAATTTTCGCTCGAAGGCGCACACGAAAAAGTTGCCTGCGAAGCATGTCACATGACTGTTGCGGAAGCGGACGTCACTTTCCGGCAATTTAAACCACTCGGCAGCGAGTGTTCGGATTGCCACGGCGGGTGA